The window CCTGTTCCAACCACTCCCCGTTGTCGATAAAACCCCTGGGAGGGACTATGAAAAGACCACGGGCGTGTTTTGCTACAGCCATCTATGCGATGTTTATCCTAAATCATGCCATTCTTTTTGCGGATCCCATTTCAACGATTGATCTTACCGAAAAAGGCAGTGCTGGCTTCATCGACGGTGCCTTTTTCCTGCAGATCGATCCGCAGGCCACCGGGACGGGCGTTCTCAATCCGTTCCTCACTATCCAAGGCAAGGGAAGTGAGAAAGGCTACAACACAGAGGCCCGGTTCGAGGACGGCTACGATATGAAGCGCGGAGGCAATCCCAATGATAATAATGGGTTTACTCGTTCGCTGATGCTTGGGGAGATTCCGTTGGTCAGCCTGGAGGACATCTGGTACCGGCAGTTCATCCTGGATATCAACGAAAGCAGAGGCAACAACGGGGGGCTGCTCTCGCTCGATGAATTGGTGATTTATCAGTCCGGTTCGGGGGATCTGGGGGAATTCGGCCTGGTCCGGGCCGGCTACCTCGTCTACGACAGTGATAAAAATTCCGACACCTGGCTGGGGCTTGACGCCTCGCTCAACCCTGGCGGGGGTGCCGGAGACCTGGCCGTATACATCCCGGATCGCCTGTTTTCCCTGGATCCACTCACCCCCTATGTGTACCTGTTCTCCCAATTCGGGATGCAGCCGGGCTGGGAAAGTTCGGGCGGGTTTGAGGAATGGGCCGTCGCCCGGCCGGAAACGGTGGGTTTGAGCGAGGTTCCGGAGCCGGCGTCACTCCTTCTCCTCGGTACGGGGATCGTCGGGTTGGGATTTCTGGCGCGGAGAAGGAAGAAATAACCCCGTAAGATCGCGGTTGTTCAGCGATATCCGCAGCACCATAAGTGACTTCTATCCAATAGATTAATCTTGTTCAGAGACCTGGAGGAGCCTGCGACTCCTCCACGGGGATGGCGCCTGCCATTCCGAGATCCCCTCCGCTGCGATCAGCTAGGCGGAGTCCCCATGATTCGGATAAGATCTGGTGCCCAAAGCGCCGAAGGCGATTTGGGCCGGACCACCGAGATTTTGCCCGAAAATTGTGCCCGATGTCTGAAATGGCCCGCCCCCGGGCGAAACAATGAGACCGAACCCAGCAAAGGAGGAATCGATGCGTTATCTCGGTCTCAGTTTCTTATTGGTGATGGTCCTGATCGCTCCCGTCCATTCGGAGACGATCGCAGTCTGGAATTTCAACGATGCCGCTTCCGGCGTCACCGGGGGTGAATTGGAATTCTCGGTCGACCGCGGCAGCGGCACGATGTCGAGCGACTTCAGTCCCGCCAATATCGGCAACGCCTCGGGCAGCAGCGTCAACCTCGAGGGGGAAGATCCCGCCGGGGCGGCGCTGCGCCTGGTGGGAATGGCCAACAACGGGCGCTACCTCACCTGGATGACCGGGACGGAAGGGTACGAGGCGATCGGCGTCAGCTTTGCCGCGCAGCGCACCAGTACCGGTTTCCTTGATAACCTGCTCCAGTACAGCCTCGATTCAGGCGGTTCGTGGACCGATTACGGCGGCTTCAGCCCCGGCACCACTTTTGGGCTTCAAAACTTCGATTTCAGCGCGATAGCGGGCCTTGACGACAATCCCGCCGCCGGTTTCCGCATAAGGTTTGACGGTGCTACCGGTTCCTCGGGGAACAACCGGATCGACAACCTGGTGGTTTCCGGCACCCTCATCCCCCCTCCAGTCACGAGCACCGTTCCCGAACCCTCCTCGCTTGCCTTCCTGGGGTTTGGAATGGCCGCCCTGACCCTGTGGCGCCGGAGGGAATCGAAAAGGTAGCGGATTCCATTGTGGCAGTAGATATGGTAGAAAAGTGGTATGAAAACTACCATAGACAAGGCGGGGAGGATCGTCATTCCGGCGGCGATCCGGGAGCGGGCCGGGCTGAAGCCGGGAACCGAGGTGGAGGTTCTGATGGACGATTTCTCCATCCGGCTGGTCCGGACGGGCTCCGACCCGGTTCTGGTGCGGGAAGGGGGGAGGCTGATCGCCCGGCCGACGGCAGGGAAGGGGGACCTGCCGGCAGTCGATCTCGAGGCCCTGGTCGAGGAGGAGCGGAACCGATGGCCCTGGTAGCCCCGGTGTTCCTGGATACCACGGTTCTGCTTGCCGGCTGCATCGACTTCGGGGACGCTTCGGTTCACCCGATGCGGATCATGGATGCCGTGGCGCAGGGGACTCTGCCCGATGTCCGGACGGCGTGGCACTGCTGCCTCGAGTTCTATGCCGTGGCCACGCGCCTGCCTGCTGGCTATCGGTTATCCCCCCTGCAGACCCGGATGATTCTGGCGGATCTGATCCCCCGTTTTCATGTCGAGCAGCTTCCGGATGGCCAGCAACTGGTGTTTCTCGAGGCGGCGGCCGGAGAGCGGGCGGCCGGGGGAAGGATCTACGACGCCCATATCGCCGAAATCGCGCGCCATTCGGGTGTTCATACGGTCGTGACCGACAATCGCCGCCATTTCAGCATCCTGATGAAGCATGGGGTGCGGGTAATGCGCGCGGAGGAGTTTTCCGCCGAGTTTTAGGGTTGGCGGTAGACATATAGACATATTGTGCGTATGCTTTGACATATGAGAACGACTGTAAGGCTTGATGAAACCCTGATGAAGAAAGCCAGGAGCGAAGCAGCCCGGAGAGGAATGACTTTGACCGCTCTGATCGAGAAGGGTCTGCGCCTGGTCCTGGCGGAGCCGGTCAAGGCTACGGAACGCCACCATGTCAATCTCCCGGTCTGCAGCAGGGAGGGGGGCACGCTGCCGGGTGTGGATCTCGGCAACGCGGCCGATCTTCTCGACCGGATGGAGGGGATCGGGTGATTCTGGCCGACGTGAATGTGCTCGTTTACGCCTTCCGTGCCGACATGGCCGATCACCCGCTCTATCGGGATTGGCTCGAATCGGTCCTCAACGGGCCGGAAGCCTATGGAATATCCCCCCAGGTCTTCTGTTCCTTTCTTCGGGCCGCCACGCACCCGCGAATCTTTGTCAGTCCAAGTCCGGTTGGGGAAGCGTTCGAGTTCATCCACGTCGTCCAGTCCCAGCCCCAGGCGCGCGTCATTCTTCCCGGAGAGGAC of the Acidobacteriota bacterium genome contains:
- a CDS encoding PEP-CTERM sorting domain-containing protein; this translates as MKRPRACFATAIYAMFILNHAILFADPISTIDLTEKGSAGFIDGAFFLQIDPQATGTGVLNPFLTIQGKGSEKGYNTEARFEDGYDMKRGGNPNDNNGFTRSLMLGEIPLVSLEDIWYRQFILDINESRGNNGGLLSLDELVIYQSGSGDLGEFGLVRAGYLVYDSDKNSDTWLGLDASLNPGGGAGDLAVYIPDRLFSLDPLTPYVYLFSQFGMQPGWESSGGFEEWAVARPETVGLSEVPEPASLLLLGTGIVGLGFLARRRKK
- a CDS encoding PEP-CTERM sorting domain-containing protein; the protein is MRYLGLSFLLVMVLIAPVHSETIAVWNFNDAASGVTGGELEFSVDRGSGTMSSDFSPANIGNASGSSVNLEGEDPAGAALRLVGMANNGRYLTWMTGTEGYEAIGVSFAAQRTSTGFLDNLLQYSLDSGGSWTDYGGFSPGTTFGLQNFDFSAIAGLDDNPAAGFRIRFDGATGSSGNNRIDNLVVSGTLIPPPVTSTVPEPSSLAFLGFGMAALTLWRRRESKR
- a CDS encoding AbrB/MazE/SpoVT family DNA-binding domain-containing protein encodes the protein MKTTIDKAGRIVIPAAIRERAGLKPGTEVEVLMDDFSIRLVRTGSDPVLVREGGRLIARPTAGKGDLPAVDLEALVEEERNRWPW
- a CDS encoding PIN domain-containing protein; the encoded protein is MALVAPVFLDTTVLLAGCIDFGDASVHPMRIMDAVAQGTLPDVRTAWHCCLEFYAVATRLPAGYRLSPLQTRMILADLIPRFHVEQLPDGQQLVFLEAAAGERAAGGRIYDAHIAEIARHSGVHTVVTDNRRHFSILMKHGVRVMRAEEFSAEF
- a CDS encoding type II toxin-antitoxin system VapC family toxin, whose translation is MILADVNVLVYAFRADMADHPLYRDWLESVLNGPEAYGISPQVFCSFLRAATHPRIFVSPSPVGEAFEFIHVVQSQPQARVILPGEDHWWIFEALCRESAASGNLIQDAWFAALAIESGCEWITIDRDYARFKGLRWRLPFSVE